In the genome of Ignavibacteriales bacterium, one region contains:
- the rnhC gene encoding ribonuclease HIII, producing MFQLGFIKGDTVFDRWDIIEAVGFGGFGEVYKAFDRTFERPVALKFIPTEKFPLEHRGFKVLLDVNHPNVVRVFDIMPFNEHYNFIISEFIDGETLDKIIQRRRVDLFEAIQVMKFILEGLYEIEKVAWHRDIKPQNIIWVNGKPESIKILDLGLARIKSYPLTHDMSIGGTEGYTPPEVWMGRGDESWDVFMTGITFYQLLTSELPYGIGRFSRINISEAEENASKKLISCPQKPPYFLCDFILKAIRLDKQNRFSSVNEFYDKFKKVYSKFGKHKDAIQFHDSKLRKFYDEFERKLDKENIEIETCKDIQYGIQFELCEDFISCKFNIYSGKDGIKITPIPTKDENTEEFLQKVLTIAYSILKIDPNTLIKKQVVVEQGDNTFSNIGQINELLKNKWGLIEESGFLFKRTKDLEYGTQYSISYKNYNFTLNVYYSEKKGLSIVFGGKVDDEIKELLNNILSDVQKLEKDLVIVPFTKWVGSDESGKGDYFGPLVAAAFLIDKEIEKELIKIGVKDSKILTDTKIIDITKILFADFKERIAICELPPLKYNEFFEKMKAQGKGLNTVLAWCHARVIQDLAEQFDFEAAIADQFGDESYIRLEIAGNPKMKEARKIELIQQPKAEKNIAVATASILARDRFARRIREYSDKYGIIIPKGAGPDANKVAKMLLSKLGKDELSSIVKLHFKNTKEIFED from the coding sequence ATGTTTCAGTTAGGATTCATAAAGGGTGATACAGTTTTTGACAGATGGGATATAATTGAAGCAGTTGGTTTTGGAGGATTCGGTGAAGTATATAAAGCTTTTGATCGAACTTTTGAGAGACCTGTTGCACTTAAATTTATTCCCACCGAAAAATTTCCCTTAGAACATCGTGGGTTTAAAGTGTTATTGGATGTCAACCATCCTAATGTTGTTCGTGTCTTTGATATTATGCCATTCAATGAACATTATAATTTCATTATTAGTGAGTTCATAGATGGAGAAACCCTCGACAAAATAATTCAAAGAAGAAGAGTTGATTTATTTGAAGCTATTCAGGTTATGAAATTCATACTAGAAGGACTTTATGAGATAGAAAAAGTAGCTTGGCATAGAGATATTAAACCACAAAATATTATTTGGGTTAATGGCAAACCAGAATCAATTAAAATATTGGATCTTGGTTTAGCTAGAATAAAAAGTTATCCGCTAACACATGATATGTCAATTGGTGGAACTGAGGGGTATACACCACCTGAAGTTTGGATGGGACGAGGTGATGAAAGTTGGGACGTTTTTATGACAGGGATTACATTTTATCAATTGTTAACAAGCGAGTTACCTTATGGCATAGGAAGGTTTTCTCGTATCAATATTTCTGAGGCTGAAGAAAATGCATCGAAAAAATTAATTAGCTGCCCGCAAAAACCTCCATATTTTTTGTGTGATTTTATCTTGAAAGCAATAAGATTAGATAAACAAAACAGATTTTCTTCAGTAAACGAATTTTATGATAAGTTTAAAAAAGTATATTCCAAGTTTGGAAAACATAAGGATGCCATTCAGTTTCATGATTCAAAGTTGCGAAAATTTTATGATGAGTTTGAAAGAAAACTTGATAAAGAAAATATTGAGATTGAAACTTGTAAAGATATTCAGTACGGAATTCAATTCGAACTGTGTGAAGATTTTATCAGTTGTAAGTTTAACATATACTCTGGTAAAGATGGAATAAAAATCACACCAATTCCTACTAAAGATGAAAATACGGAAGAATTTTTACAAAAGGTTTTAACAATTGCTTATTCAATACTTAAAATTGATCCAAACACTCTGATAAAAAAACAAGTCGTAGTAGAACAAGGTGATAATACATTTTCAAATATTGGTCAAATTAATGAGCTATTAAAAAATAAATGGGGGTTAATTGAAGAATCAGGATTTTTATTCAAACGGACTAAAGATTTAGAATACGGCACTCAGTATTCTATCAGTTACAAAAATTATAATTTCACATTAAATGTATACTACAGTGAGAAAAAAGGATTAAGTATAGTGTTTGGAGGTAAAGTTGATGATGAAATAAAAGAATTATTGAACAACATTCTGAGTGATGTACAAAAGCTTGAAAAAGATTTAGTAATTGTTCCATTCACAAAATGGGTAGGTTCAGATGAATCTGGTAAAGGAGATTATTTTGGACCCTTAGTTGCCGCAGCATTTCTAATTGATAAAGAAATTGAAAAAGAATTAATAAAAATTGGAGTGAAAGACAGCAAAATTTTAACTGATACAAAAATTATAGATATTACAAAAATTTTATTCGCTGATTTTAAGGAAAGAATAGCTATATGTGAATTACCGCCTTTAAAATACAATGAGTTTTTTGAAAAAATGAAAGCACAAGGAAAAGGTTTAAATACTGTACTAGCTTGGTGTCATGCAAGAGTCATTCAAGATTTAGCAGAACAATTTGATTTTGAAGCTGCTATTGCTGATCAATTTGGAGATGAATCATATATAAGATTAGAAATAGCAGGAAATCCTAAAATGAAAGAAGCACGCAAAATAGAATTAATACAGCAACCAAAAGCAGAAAAAAACATTGCTGTTGCTACTGCATCAATTTTGGCACGAGATAGGTTTGCTAGGAGAATTAGAGAATACTCGGATAAATATGGAATTATTATTCCTAAGGGTGCAGGTCCTGATGCGAATAAAGTTGCTAAAATGCTTCTTTCAAAATTGGGGAAAGATGAATTATCTTCGATTGTAAAATTACATTTCAAGAATACGAAAGAAATTTTTGAAGATTAA
- a CDS encoding DEAD/DEAH box helicase family protein: MAAANISEKETRYSIIDPLLKKAEWNLADHTQVGFEIPVQNYDKTRVTGFTDYCLYRTNGEVLAVVEAKKTSRDPRVGQQQVLDYVTEIEKKQSFRPFAFMSNGETTFFWDSIDLSERQVAGFFSRKNLERLLHIKKNKKPLGSIKIKESIVNRSYQAEAIRRIAEAVDDKKKRKALLVMATGTGKTRTIMALIDVMLQANAAQKILFLADRDSLVNQALTDGFKTHLPNESRTRLRTYNITKDERVYVTTLQTLELCYDKFTPADFDVIISDECHRSIYNKFTDVLAYFDAIQIGLTATPAEFIERDTFKFFDCEGKSPTFLYPFDDAVKEGYLVDFDVYSAQTHFQRKGIKGVDLTEEEKSILRTNGIDPDELNFEGTDLEKKVTNKDTLRAQWEEFMDNCLKDKSGQFPGKSIVFAVTHNHAMRLAETFNEMFPQYPNLIQVIDSKMERADTLLEKFKKESMPRIAISVDMLDTGVDIPEIVNLAFMKPVNSQIKFWQMIGRGTRNNEACKVYDWLPNGKKENFLIIDYWENFEKVKIDDTNRQIPIRVTIFNTRLAKLQLFLGEQENPDTKRIIKDLRSDIADIPLESFSVKKVYKEVKDAWQNDFWNYITRDKIEFLKLKVAPLLRFVPGINNDEAFFISKMERAGLHFLQRKDLTTLIESVKEDISLLPTNLTQVAQHIRVINDVLTNRFLQEADLAKIDEIKETLAPIMKYKQSRPSLVIELGLDDIIESRKWVIVRKDNEKVYIEEYRKRVEQKIFELADKHSAIIKLKKGEELSIDDLLDLENTLSKELKAEEISLDEENMLKAYGVKVGSFVDFLKHALNIEKIPSYEDIVKKAFDAFILEHNYNADQSRFLRAVQNVFVQRRKLEPADLYEEPFTNFGKDAVDKLFTEEDVNELVELTRKLVA, translated from the coding sequence TTGGCAGCAGCTAACATCAGCGAAAAAGAAACACGCTATTCAATTATAGATCCACTGCTAAAAAAGGCAGAGTGGAATCTTGCCGATCATACCCAGGTAGGATTTGAAATCCCGGTCCAAAATTATGATAAGACCAGAGTAACCGGATTTACTGACTATTGTTTATACCGAACTAACGGCGAAGTGTTAGCAGTTGTGGAAGCAAAGAAGACCAGCCGCGATCCACGAGTAGGACAACAGCAGGTTCTGGATTATGTGACTGAAATTGAAAAGAAACAATCCTTCCGACCATTTGCATTTATGAGCAACGGTGAAACTACTTTCTTCTGGGATTCAATTGATTTATCAGAAAGACAGGTTGCGGGATTCTTCTCAAGAAAAAATCTTGAACGGCTTCTCCACATCAAGAAAAATAAAAAACCACTTGGCTCTATTAAAATAAAGGAATCAATTGTAAACCGTTCATACCAGGCAGAAGCAATCAGAAGAATTGCAGAAGCTGTTGATGATAAAAAGAAACGGAAAGCATTACTTGTAATGGCAACCGGTACTGGCAAAACCAGAACAATAATGGCATTGATTGATGTAATGCTTCAGGCAAATGCAGCACAAAAGATTTTATTTCTTGCAGATCGAGACAGTCTGGTTAACCAGGCACTGACAGATGGATTTAAAACTCATCTACCTAATGAATCAAGAACAAGGTTAAGAACTTACAATATCACTAAAGACGAACGAGTTTATGTAACAACACTTCAAACGCTTGAACTATGTTACGATAAATTCACTCCTGCAGATTTTGATGTTATTATTTCCGATGAATGTCACCGTTCTATTTATAACAAGTTTACTGATGTGCTTGCTTACTTCGATGCAATTCAAATTGGATTGACTGCAACTCCTGCTGAGTTTATTGAACGTGATACATTTAAGTTTTTCGATTGTGAAGGTAAATCGCCAACATTCCTTTATCCATTTGATGATGCAGTTAAAGAGGGATACCTGGTAGATTTTGATGTGTATTCTGCTCAAACACATTTCCAGAGAAAAGGGATCAAAGGTGTTGATTTAACCGAGGAAGAAAAATCCATCCTCCGTACAAACGGAATTGATCCAGATGAACTGAACTTTGAAGGAACCGATCTAGAAAAGAAAGTAACCAACAAAGATACTCTCCGTGCACAATGGGAAGAGTTTATGGATAATTGTCTTAAAGATAAATCAGGACAGTTTCCGGGCAAATCTATTGTCTTTGCTGTTACACATAATCACGCAATGAGACTTGCTGAAACTTTTAATGAAATGTTTCCTCAATACCCCAATCTTATCCAGGTTATCGATTCAAAAATGGAAAGAGCAGATACACTTCTTGAGAAGTTCAAAAAAGAAAGTATGCCTCGTATCGCAATCTCTGTTGATATGCTTGATACCGGAGTTGACATTCCTGAGATAGTCAACCTTGCTTTTATGAAACCTGTCAACTCCCAGATAAAATTCTGGCAGATGATAGGAAGGGGAACAAGGAACAACGAAGCCTGCAAAGTTTATGACTGGCTGCCAAATGGTAAGAAAGAGAATTTCCTGATTATTGACTACTGGGAGAATTTTGAAAAAGTAAAGATTGATGATACCAACAGGCAAATCCCGATAAGGGTTACTATTTTTAATACAAGACTTGCAAAACTGCAGTTGTTTTTAGGCGAACAGGAAAATCCCGACACGAAAAGAATAATAAAAGATTTACGCTCTGATATTGCAGATATTCCGCTCGAATCATTCTCGGTTAAAAAAGTTTATAAAGAGGTCAAAGATGCCTGGCAGAATGATTTCTGGAATTACATTACAAGAGATAAAATTGAATTCCTGAAGTTAAAAGTTGCACCTCTGTTAAGATTCGTTCCTGGAATAAATAATGACGAAGCTTTCTTTATCAGCAAAATGGAAAGAGCAGGACTGCATTTCTTACAGAGAAAAGATCTTACCACGCTTATTGAATCTGTTAAAGAAGATATTTCCCTGCTGCCTACAAACCTTACACAGGTTGCACAGCATATCCGTGTTATAAATGATGTGCTGACAAATAGATTCTTGCAGGAAGCTGATCTTGCAAAGATTGATGAGATAAAAGAAACTCTTGCGCCGATAATGAAATACAAACAGTCAAGACCTTCACTGGTTATTGAGCTTGGACTTGATGACATTATTGAATCCCGCAAATGGGTAATAGTAAGAAAAGATAATGAAAAAGTTTACATTGAAGAATACCGGAAACGTGTTGAACAAAAGATATTTGAACTTGCCGATAAACACTCTGCAATAATAAAGCTGAAAAAAGGTGAAGAACTAAGCATTGATGATTTGCTTGATCTTGAAAACACACTAAGCAAAGAACTTAAAGCAGAAGAAATTTCTCTCGATGAGGAGAATATGCTTAAAGCTTACGGAGTGAAAGTCGGAAGCTTTGTGGATTTCCTTAAGCACGCATTGAACATAGAAAAAATACCCAGCTATGAGGACATTGTTAAAAAAGCTTTTGATGCTTTTATACTTGAGCACAATTACAACGCTGACCAGTCCCGTTTCTTAAGAGCAGTGCAGAATGTATTTGTGCAAAGAAGAAAACTTGAACCGGCAGATTTGTACGAAGAACCATTTACAAACTTTGGTAAAGATGCGGTTGATAAACTTTTTACTGAAGAAGATGTGAATGAATTAGTTGAGTTAACAAGAAAATTAGTAGCATAA
- a CDS encoding sigma-70 family RNA polymerase sigma factor, whose amino-acid sequence MKNLPAVYNPEIEQVLRTNNTATAVWINYAVKFIRVFFRNDKFKPTAHDVVTDMILKIHLGERRWEPDKININTFMYYNIRSHVYSLAKKEKRLVSTDEYNALSDSFDNKYIDVYHISKEEIETTQDKNEMLEIVHKSIKGDDLCELVFYCMREGFGVNETAEYLGVSIAEANNAVRRIKYKAQKALK is encoded by the coding sequence ATGAAAAATCTCCCTGCAGTATATAACCCGGAAATAGAACAGGTACTCAGAACCAACAATACAGCAACGGCTGTGTGGATAAACTACGCTGTAAAGTTTATAAGAGTATTTTTCAGGAATGACAAATTCAAACCGACGGCACACGATGTGGTAACCGATATGATATTAAAAATTCACCTGGGTGAAAGGAGGTGGGAACCGGATAAGATAAATATCAATACATTTATGTATTACAACATACGAAGTCACGTTTATTCACTCGCTAAAAAAGAAAAGCGTCTTGTATCAACAGATGAATACAACGCTTTGAGTGACTCATTTGATAATAAGTATATTGATGTTTATCACATCTCCAAAGAGGAGATTGAAACAACGCAGGATAAAAATGAAATGCTGGAAATTGTACATAAATCAATTAAGGGAGACGATCTGTGCGAATTGGTCTTTTACTGCATGAGGGAAGGCTTCGGGGTGAATGAAACCGCCGAGTACTTAGGCGTAAGTATAGCCGAAGCTAACAACGCGGTGCGAAGAATTAAATACAAGGCACAGAAAGCTCTGAAATAA
- a CDS encoding SDR family oxidoreductase, with translation MKVLVLGATGATGILVVKQLLNRNVSVKVVARAESPKLNELKNNDLLQIIIGNISEFDLNKNLELISDCNAVVCCLGHNISFKGLYGKPRRLVTDSLKNICEAITKSKKENVKLILMNTTGNMNIKIKENYSLADRIVMSLLYFILPPHKDNVTAAEYLSENITENNPNIEWTAVRPDSLTNEEKVSGYEIIESPKRSPIFDAGNTSRINVSHFMIELLMNEELWNKWKFKMPVIYNS, from the coding sequence ATGAAAGTTTTAGTTCTTGGTGCTACCGGCGCAACAGGCATACTGGTTGTAAAACAACTGTTGAATAGAAATGTTAGTGTCAAGGTTGTTGCACGCGCTGAAAGCCCGAAACTAAATGAATTAAAGAATAATGATCTTTTACAAATTATAATCGGGAACATTTCTGAATTTGATTTAAATAAGAATCTTGAGTTGATCAGTGATTGCAATGCTGTTGTTTGCTGTCTTGGACATAATATTTCCTTTAAGGGATTGTATGGAAAACCGAGAAGGCTTGTAACAGATTCTTTAAAAAATATCTGTGAGGCAATCACAAAAAGCAAAAAAGAAAATGTGAAACTGATCCTGATGAATACAACAGGAAACATGAACATAAAAATAAAAGAGAACTATTCATTAGCAGATAGGATAGTGATGTCTCTCCTGTATTTTATTCTTCCGCCGCATAAAGATAATGTAACTGCCGCTGAGTATCTTTCTGAAAATATTACTGAGAATAATCCAAATATAGAATGGACTGCTGTGCGGCCGGACTCACTAACGAACGAAGAGAAAGTAAGCGGGTATGAAATTATTGAATCGCCGAAACGCAGTCCCATTTTTGATGCAGGAAATACAAGCAGAATAAATGTCAGTCATTTTATGATTGAATTATTGATGAATGAAGAGTTGTGGAACAAATGGAAATTCAAAATGCCGGTGATATATAATAGCTGA
- a CDS encoding putative Ig domain-containing protein → MKRYFNIFFTLLISSSINLFPQEIPQDSLYLGQTPPGNIPKIFNLPVTAGHRACERIAITSDGTEIYYGELNTYPASSYRIKYFKYQDNRWQGPENLFEGFMAPKLSPDDSIIYLQDNTFHAYYSKRVSNGWSVPVRLISQNLKTHYLQKTETDNFYISTYYEGSASDGEICKLIMENGDTVFQNLGRPLNSSLQENDFLIAADESYLIVSRTPNGGTADMYLSFKSENGKWTNPKKLEEPINTPGNNWEYGQFISSDGKYFFFTSGGLSWPSYYTYWIRIDNIIDSLKHTNYTPYLNFQIPNQTDSIGANFSYTFPDTTFVDDDGNNTLTYSAALSNGSPLPAWLSFDPFSRTLSGVPAAAGNNSIKIIATDTANAQTSCTFNIKIENPLTDVSDDLQSLNDYKLFQNYPNPFNPDTKIKFSIPSVETHRDASLQNVTLKVYDVLGKLVATLVDEFKPAGNYEVNFHSVIGGKQLASGIYFYVLKTNTFSDQKKMVVMK, encoded by the coding sequence ATGAAAAGATACTTCAATATATTTTTTACGCTATTGATTAGCTCATCAATCAATTTATTTCCGCAAGAAATACCACAAGACAGTTTATACCTGGGGCAAACCCCTCCGGGAAATATTCCTAAGATTTTTAATTTACCTGTTACAGCAGGTCATCGGGCATGTGAAAGAATTGCGATTACTTCTGACGGAACGGAAATATATTATGGTGAACTTAATACTTACCCGGCTTCCAGTTACAGAATAAAATATTTCAAGTACCAGGATAACAGGTGGCAAGGTCCTGAAAATTTATTTGAAGGATTTATGGCACCGAAATTATCTCCTGATGACAGCATCATATACCTGCAGGATAATACTTTTCACGCATACTACTCGAAAAGAGTAAGCAATGGCTGGAGCGTTCCGGTTCGTTTGATATCACAAAACCTCAAGACACACTATCTGCAGAAAACAGAGACAGATAATTTCTACATATCTACATATTACGAAGGTTCTGCTTCAGACGGCGAGATATGCAAGTTAATAATGGAAAACGGTGATACTGTTTTTCAAAATTTAGGCAGACCATTAAATAGTTCTTTGCAGGAAAATGATTTTTTAATTGCCGCCGACGAATCATATTTAATAGTCTCCAGAACACCAAACGGCGGAACAGCCGATATGTATTTAAGTTTTAAGAGTGAGAATGGGAAATGGACAAACCCTAAAAAACTGGAAGAACCAATCAATACCCCTGGAAATAACTGGGAATACGGGCAATTCATTTCAAGTGATGGTAAGTACTTTTTCTTTACCTCCGGCGGATTAAGCTGGCCGTCATATTATACTTACTGGATAAGGATCGATAACATTATTGATAGTCTGAAGCATACAAACTACACACCGTATTTAAACTTTCAGATTCCTAATCAGACTGATTCAATTGGTGCTAATTTCAGTTACACTTTTCCGGATACAACGTTTGTTGATGATGATGGTAATAATACGCTGACATACTCCGCCGCTTTAAGTAACGGAAGTCCGCTTCCTGCCTGGTTAAGCTTTGATCCATTTTCCAGAACGCTATCAGGTGTACCGGCAGCAGCAGGAAACAATTCAATAAAGATCATAGCTACCGATACTGCAAATGCTCAAACATCATGCACATTCAATATCAAAATTGAAAACCCATTAACTGATGTTTCGGATGATCTGCAGAGTTTAAATGATTATAAACTTTTTCAGAATTATCCCAATCCTTTTAACCCGGATACAAAAATAAAATTTAGTATACCCTCTGTAGAGACGCATCGCGATGCGTCTCTACAAAACGTAACACTTAAGGTTTATGATGTTCTTGGAAAATTAGTTGCGACTTTAGTTGATGAGTTCAAGCCTGCGGGGAATTATGAAGTTAATTTCCATTCGGTAATTGGGGGCAAACAGTTAGCAAGCGGGATATATTTTTACGTACTGAAGACAAATACTTTTAGCGATCAAAAGAAAATGGTGGTAATGAAGTAA
- a CDS encoding MBL fold metallo-hydrolase: MKKISIIIVIAVAIGMSYSSSNKHNVKNVEVTYIANEGFLITVGDKKILIDALFGDKDYGFCDIPTEATMNSILKNEDDYKNIDLIAATHAHVDHFYPPFVIEHLINNTNGKFISCKQTIDVLKKQENYEKVKKNLIEITPDYSFYSDTNINGIGVRVYRLAHGPYYTSDSVSGEKVNRHQNVQNVGFLFNIDGIKIFHSGDSDENGITEYEHFRLDKEDIDIAFLGRGFMLKPGCKGYEIAKKYIKAKNIVLMHIHHDEYYEFNEATGQLKNELGHIKIFKNKMESETYLFE, from the coding sequence ATGAAAAAGATTTCAATAATAATTGTAATTGCGGTTGCCATAGGAATGAGCTATTCAAGTAGCAATAAACATAATGTAAAGAACGTTGAAGTTACTTATATAGCCAATGAAGGTTTTTTAATAACGGTTGGTGATAAAAAAATATTAATCGATGCATTATTTGGGGATAAAGATTACGGTTTCTGTGATATTCCAACTGAAGCAACAATGAATTCAATACTAAAAAATGAAGATGATTATAAAAATATAGATTTAATAGCAGCGACTCATGCACACGTTGATCATTTCTACCCGCCATTTGTAATTGAGCATTTAATAAATAATACAAATGGAAAATTTATTTCTTGTAAACAAACTATTGATGTCCTGAAAAAACAAGAGAACTATGAAAAGGTTAAAAAGAATTTAATTGAAATTACACCCGATTATTCTTTCTATTCAGACACAAACATTAACGGAATTGGAGTCAGAGTTTATCGATTAGCTCATGGACCTTACTACACAAGCGACTCTGTATCCGGTGAAAAAGTTAACAGACATCAAAATGTCCAAAATGTTGGATTCTTATTTAATATAGATGGAATAAAAATATTTCATTCCGGTGATTCAGATGAGAATGGAATAACAGAGTATGAACATTTTAGATTAGACAAGGAAGATATAGATATCGCATTTTTAGGAAGAGGTTTTATGTTGAAGCCTGGATGCAAAGGATATGAAATAGCAAAAAAATATATCAAAGCTAAAAACATTGTATTGATGCATATACACCATGATGAATATTATGAGTTTAATGAAGCAACTGGTCAACTCAAAAATGAATTAGGACACATCAAAATATTTAAAAACAAAATGGAATCTGAAACTTATCTTTTTGAATAA
- a CDS encoding beta-lactamase family protein, which yields MNKLFAAILIVLVNTPNLFSQNIEYKIHELMNAYADNGQFNGTILVKKGGNVIYKNAFGLANREWNVPNTIDSKFLIGSIGKPFTALMTLILVDEGLVDLDSTINTYIPEYSGPGKKKATIHQMLTHTSGIPDHGAIPNLSKKRVRWIYSSDEYLQLINEVESKFEAGTGFQYSGIAYNILAIICEKVTKKDFGDLLKERIFIPLEMKDTKHDKNLDIDTKRANGYEYHLLEGYINPSYIEMCHVKGSGGILSTVEDMAKFSDECFNTQKLLSKDLYKKMFTPYIKDWQYYGYGWWIRNKNINGDSLTIINHGGSTDGYKAYLTRIVEDSIDIIMCQNNYYRTELGVKFDYFITNEIIDILYGKEYLLPKKSLAKEMGYIIGHDGIDAAIKKYYSLKKDKKYFIDDNDFNQLGKELHYWGGKELNYWGLKNEWFKIYELGIKEYPNSFLLNYSFGKLLNDNKNEEAINYLRRCIELYDNNSENKEYIEEYNQAQSILNTKE from the coding sequence CTTATGCCGATAACGGACAATTCAATGGGACAATACTGGTTAAAAAAGGGGGAAATGTTATTTATAAGAATGCTTTTGGGCTGGCAAATCGTGAATGGAATGTACCAAATACAATAGATTCTAAATTCTTGATTGGTTCTATTGGAAAACCTTTTACTGCTTTAATGACATTGATATTGGTAGATGAAGGTTTAGTAGATTTAGATTCGACAATAAACACATACATTCCTGAATATTCTGGACCGGGGAAAAAAAAAGCAACAATTCATCAGATGTTAACACATACATCCGGTATTCCTGATCATGGTGCTATACCAAATTTATCGAAGAAGCGTGTTCGATGGATTTATAGTTCAGACGAATATTTGCAATTAATAAATGAAGTTGAATCAAAATTTGAGGCGGGGACAGGTTTTCAGTACAGTGGAATTGCCTATAACATTCTTGCCATAATTTGTGAGAAGGTAACCAAAAAAGATTTTGGAGATTTATTGAAAGAAAGAATTTTTATTCCACTTGAAATGAAAGACACGAAACATGATAAAAATCTTGATATAGATACAAAACGGGCAAATGGTTATGAGTATCACCTGTTAGAAGGCTATATAAATCCATCATATATTGAAATGTGCCACGTTAAAGGTTCTGGAGGTATTCTATCTACAGTTGAAGATATGGCAAAATTCAGTGATGAATGTTTTAATACACAAAAGCTTCTATCAAAAGATTTATACAAAAAAATGTTTACACCTTACATAAAAGATTGGCAATATTATGGTTATGGCTGGTGGATTAGAAATAAAAATATTAACGGCGATTCTTTAACAATTATAAATCATGGTGGAAGCACAGATGGATATAAGGCCTATTTAACAAGAATTGTTGAAGATTCTATCGATATTATCATGTGTCAAAACAATTATTACCGAACTGAACTGGGAGTTAAGTTTGATTACTTCATAACAAATGAGATTATTGACATACTTTATGGTAAAGAGTACTTACTACCTAAAAAATCTCTGGCTAAAGAAATGGGTTATATCATCGGTCATGATGGCATTGATGCAGCTATTAAAAAATATTACTCACTTAAAAAAGATAAAAAATACTTTATAGATGATAACGACTTCAATCAGCTTGGTAAAGAATTACATTATTGGGGTGGTAAAGAATTGAATTATTGGGGATTGAAAAATGAGTGGTTTAAGATTTACGAACTTGGCATTAAGGAATATCCAAATTCATTCCTGCTCAATTATTCATTTGGAAAATTATTAAATGATAATAAAAACGAAGAGGCTATAAATTATTTAAGAAGGTGTATTGAATTGTATGATAATAATTCAGAAAACAAAGAATACATTGAAGAATATAATCAAGCTCAAAGTATATTAAACACAAAAGAATGA